In Candidatus Zymogenus saltonus, the DNA window CTTATCCCGACGGTCGTCCGCCCCCTTTTATCGAGGGCCATATCGTACCAGGGGCGCAGGGAATTCATCTCAGCTTTGACGGAATTGAGCATCTTCTCTGTATCGGTAAGCTCCCCCTCCTCTTTGGCGAAGTTCACCGGGCAGACGAGGTTCGTTATCGTCTCCTCCGACGTGGGATCCTCCTCGTCAAAGTCCACGAGGATCGGCCCCTCCTTCGCTTCGAGGAGCTTGAGGACCGAGGTTAAAACCTTCATCTGAAACTCCCTGTTGTTGGGGGCGCCGATGGGACGGCCCAGCTCGAACGGCACCCAGAGCGCCCGGGGCGGCTTCATCTTCTCGGTGTGCTCCCTGACAAGACTTATCATGGTCGTGGGGATACCCTCCTCCTCGAAAAAGTGTGCAAGCCCGCCCACGGCGCGCGTGCAGAGCGGTCAGACCGGAAGCAGGAATATCGCATCAACGTTATCCTTTTTTAAAACCGCCGCGAGCTCCCTTGCGGAAGGCTCCATCTGGGACGGGTCCATCGCCCCCATGAACGAGTAGTGGTAATCGGCGACGGAGCCTATCCGCCCCTCGGCCGCCAGCTCCTTGAGCCGCTCTATGGGAAACATGACGTTTACGTCCTGTTGAAAACCCGAGTGGTCGAAGTTGGTGGAGGCGTGGGTCGTGACGAGGTCTCTCGCCTCGACATCGCCGGGGATTATCCTGTAGATGTCCCCCGGATCGAAGGTGAAGGGGCGGTCGTCCCTCTTGTGAATGCCCCCGGTGGTGATTATCGCCACGCGCCTCTCCGAGAGGGGCGGCCCCTCTACCCAAGGATTTGTGTCGTAGGTCGGGCACGGGACGCTCAACATATACTCCCGCTCCTTTTCGTTCATCCTGTCCAGCCTCGCCATTTTTTTCTCCTTGAACCTACCCGAAAAATGTCAGATTTTTTATTTTCAATGTCACACAATAACGCAACTTGGCCAATAATTCAAGAAATAATGCAAATCATAAATATTTTGTAAAAAGTATTGATTAATAATTCGATATGTATGAGAATGGTCGACAAAAATAGTTGACAAAAAAGGGGCAAGAACCGAAACAGAAAGGGAGGTATTGCGATGAAAGACTTTAACGGCAAAACCGCCTACGTGGTCGGCGGCTCGAGCGGGATCGGGCTCTCCACGGCGAAGCTTCTGGCAAGCCTGGGGGCGCATGTAATCATCTTCGCAAGGGGAAAGAAGAGGCTGGACGACGCCGTGGCGGAGATCAAGGGAAGCACGCTTTCCAAAACGCAAAAGGTCGCCTCCTTCTCCATGGACGTCTCCGACAACAAGGCGGTCAACACCATCATGAACGGGTGCGTTGAGGAGTTCGGTCCCCCCGACCTTTTAATCAACTCCGCCGGCCGGGCGCGTCCCCACTACTTCGGCGATATCACCTTTGATATGTTCGACGAGACGATGAAGATGAACGCCTACGGCGTCTGGAACACAATATCGGCCCTCGTCCCCCACATGAAGGTGAGGGGGGGCGGATACATCGCCAACGTCTCATCGATGGCGGGCTTTCTGGGCGTCTTCGGCTACACCGACTACGCGGCGTCCAAGTTCGCGGTTACCGGGCTTTCCGAGGCGCTGAGGAGCGAGATGAAGCCCTTCGGCATAACCGTGTCGATCCTCTGCCCGCCGGACACCCAGACACCCGGGTTCAACGTGGAAAACCTCACCAAGCCTGTGGAGACAAAGGTCCTCTCCGAAAACGCCAAGGTGATGACGTCGGACGCCGTTGCTAAGGGATTCATCAAGGGGATCAGAAAGGGAAGGTTCATGATAATCCCCGGATTCGACGGCAACCTCACCTACCTGGCAAAGCGGCTCGTCCCGGGGGTCGTGGAGATGGTCATGAATTCCACCATTAAGAAGGTGCAGAAGAGGATGAAATGAGGGTGGGATTGATCTGCGAGAGTTTTCCCTGCGCCGACATGAGACACGACCGCTGCATCGCTCCCGAACTTGACCTTAATCCGGAAGACGTCTCGGTCGCCATGATCTCCGAGGCGGCGCCGCCTGACCGCGGCGACTACTACTACGCCGACGGCGATCCCCTCTTTCAAAAAACCACGGTCTCCGCCTTCAACGACGCGGGGGTGAACGTCTCGTCAATCGCGGATATACTAAAGCTGGGGGTATATCTCACTACCGCCGTGAAATGCGCAAAGACTGACTACGGGATAAAGGCGGCTACTATCAAGGAGTGCTCCCATCTTTTAGAGAGGGAGCTTGATACCTTCCCGAACTTAAAGGTCTTGATGCTGATGGGGGATGTCGCCATAAATGCGGTAAACTGCATCGCGAAGAGGCGGGGCGAGAAGAGGGTGATTCCGGCCGGCTCCACGTACAAGATCAGGGGCGGGGAATATTACTTCAGGGGTATCAGGGCCTTCCCGTCATACCTGCAGGCGGGGCCCAGCTTCTTCATAGAGAAGAGCAAGAGGAGGATGATCGCGGAGGACATCGCCGCGGCGATGGAGCTTGTGAAGTGAATCAATTAAATATCACGATTTAATAGATGAGACACCTAGATGGTTGTTGTCGGGTCAGACTTATGCCGGAGACAGATATAAGGTTCTATCTCTTGATCAAATCATAAAAACCGATATTGAAAAACATTTCCAAGAAAATCCCGCCGGCACAAAAAGAAAACAGGCATGTGCGGACAAATATATCGACGGCATAAAAAACGAGTAGACGTAGGTGGATGAATTCGTCTAACCCTGGGATATATGTTTCAAAGGCCTGTATGTTAAATGAAAAAAAGCCCGGCTTGAAAACTCCAAATATTAACCCGCCGAGTCCTGAACATATAAAACCGAATAGCAATAGCTTTGCAAAGGTTTCAAGCAGCTCACGACAATTTGAAAAATTGAATTTACCGTTGATCAGTAAGATTAAGCCGCCAATAATTAGTGCCAAAATTCCGCCGACAATGGCATCAACAAATGGATTATAAATAGAATCGAGCACGGTCATCTTATAAGGGCTTTTTCATGAAATTTGATATATTATACCAGAAAATGCTTTGTCTGTAACAGGTTTCCTGATACATTAAAAAGGGGACACATTGAGCCACACAAAGGGTGAAATTAACAGGGTCCTTTGGGTTTCTATTTGAACTCAGTTTGAACTGAAATCTTAAAAGAATTACCGTGAAAGCAGAAGCCCATGCTCGAAAAAATCACAGAAAATATCCACTTGGTAAAGGGGAAGAACAAGGGCTTTTTCCCCTTCTCCAACTCAATCCTGATTACGCCGGGGGTCGGGGACGCTACCCTGATAGACACCGGCAGCGGGATTGAAATACTCCGGGAACTGAAAAAGAAATTCAAGATAGTCGGCGTCATCAACTCCCACACGCACCCCGATCACTCGGCGGGAAACTGGCTCTTCGACGGCGACGGTGTCTCCATTACCGTGCCTAAAGAGGGATTTGAGACGGCGGGGAATATCGTTAAGCTCTCGGAGCGGCTGGCCGAGCCGGGGGAGCTGGCGAAGTACTGGCGGGAGTGGGTGAGTGCCGCCATGAACTTCAAGGACAGGCGTCCGGACGGTTGGTTTAACGCCGAATCGACCATCGAGATCGGCAATATTGTCCTAAAGCCGATCTACACCCCCGGACACACAATAGACCACTACTGCCTCTACGAGCCGAAAAACAAAATCCTCTTTGCCTTC includes these proteins:
- a CDS encoding selenoprotein B glycine/betaine/sarcosine/D-proline reductase; this encodes MARLDRMNEKEREYMLSVPCPTYDTNPWVEGPPLSERRVAIITTGGIHKRDDRPFTFDPGDIYRIIPGDVEARDLVTTHASTNFDHSGFQQDVNVMFPIERLKELAAEGRIGSVADYHYSFMGAMDPSQMEPSARELAAVLKKDNVDAIFLLPV
- a CDS encoding SDR family oxidoreductase, with translation MKDFNGKTAYVVGGSSGIGLSTAKLLASLGAHVIIFARGKKRLDDAVAEIKGSTLSKTQKVASFSMDVSDNKAVNTIMNGCVEEFGPPDLLINSAGRARPHYFGDITFDMFDETMKMNAYGVWNTISALVPHMKVRGGGYIANVSSMAGFLGVFGYTDYAASKFAVTGLSEALRSEMKPFGITVSILCPPDTQTPGFNVENLTKPVETKVLSENAKVMTSDAVAKGFIKGIRKGRFMIIPGFDGNLTYLAKRLVPGVVEMVMNSTIKKVQKRMK
- a CDS encoding uracil-DNA glycosylase, whose protein sequence is MISEAAPPDRGDYYYADGDPLFQKTTVSAFNDAGVNVSSIADILKLGVYLTTAVKCAKTDYGIKAATIKECSHLLERELDTFPNLKVLMLMGDVAINAVNCIAKRRGEKRVIPAGSTYKIRGGEYYFRGIRAFPSYLQAGPSFFIEKSKRRMIAEDIAAAMELVK
- a CDS encoding MBL fold metallo-hydrolase translates to MLEKITENIHLVKGKNKGFFPFSNSILITPGVGDATLIDTGSGIEILRELKKKFKIVGVINSHTHPDHSAGNWLFDGDGVSITVPKEGFETAGNIVKLSERLAEPGELAKYWREWVSAAMNFKDRRPDGWFNAESTIEIGNIVLKPIYTPGHTIDHYCLYEPKNKILFAFDYDLTRFGPWYGHRESDIVEFKDSIKRIMELDIEVFVSGHKGIIRDNIKGRLEEFLKKFDLNEKNILALLAEGPKTVEELVELAPIYGSFPYAEPLLRYWEGNMIGMHLDQLIEGGRVTKRNDGLYSAS